The DNA window AGCTGTCGAGCGCGCCGCTCTGATCACCGTCGCCAGCTACCAAATCGACCTCGATCTCACCGACGGCTCCGGTCCCGGTGGCCCTCCGGGTGAACGGACCTTCCGCTCGGTCACCACCGTCGTGTTCGACGCGCTCGCCGGCGCAGACTCGGTCATCGACATCGCCGCCGACACCATCCGCAGCGCGACGCTCAACGGACACGATCTGGATGTCTCCGGCTACGACGAGTCGACGGGTATCCCCCTGGTCGGGCTGGCCGACCGCAACGTCGTCGTGGTCGACGCCGACTGCCGTTACTCCAACACCGGTGAGGGTCTGCATCGGTTCGTCGACCCGGTTGACAACGAGACCTACCTGTACTCGCAGTTTGAGACCGCCGACGCCAAGCGCATGTTCGCCTGCTTCGACCAGCCCGACTTGAAGGCGACCTTCGACGTGCGGGTGACCGCGCCCGCGCATTGGAAGGTGATCTCCAACGGTGCGACGGTGTCGGTGAACGAGGGCCTGCACACCTTTGCCACCACGCCGCGGATGAGCACCTATCTGGTGGCCCTGATCGCCGGCCCGTACGCCGAGTGGAACGACTCCTACACCGACGAGCACGGCGAGATCCCGCTGGGCATCTTCTGCCGGTCGTCGCTGGCCCAACATATGGACGCCGAGCGGCTGTTCACCCAGACCAAGCAGGGATTTGCCTTCTACCACAAGAACTTTGGCCTGCCCTACGCGTTCGGGAAGTACGATCAGCTGTTCGTCCCCGAATTTAACGCCGGCGCAATGGAAAACGCGGGTGCGGTGACATTCCTCGAGGACTACGTCTTCCGCAGCAAGGTCACCCGGGCCTCCTACGAGCGGCGCGCCGAGACCGTGCTGCACGAGATGGCGCATATGTGGTTCGGCGACCTGGTCACCATGGCCTGGTGGGACGACTTGTGGCTGAACGAGTCCTTCGCGACCTTCGCATCGGTGCTGTGCCAAAGCGAGGCAACGGAATTCACCGAGGCGTGGACGACGTTCGCGACGGTCGAGAAGTCGTGGGCGTACCGCCAGGATCAATTGCCCTCGACGCATCCGATTGCCGCCGATATCCCCGACCTGGCCGCGGTCGAGGTGAACTTCGACGGCATCACCTACGCCAAGGGCGCCTCGGTGCTCAAGCAGCTGGTCGCCTACGTCGGGTTGGAGCACTTCCTGGCCGGGCTGCGTGATTACTTCCGGGCCCACGCCTTCGGCAACGCCACGTTCGACGATCTGGTCGCCGCGCTCGAGCAGGCGTCCGGGCGGGATCTGTCCGACTGGGGCCAGCAGTGGCTGAAGACGACCGGGCTGAACACGCTGCGGCCGGAGTTCGATGTGGACTCAGGCGGCAAGTTCACCCGGTTCGCGGTGACCCAGAGCGCCGCCGCGCCGGGCGCCGGCGAAACCCGAGTGCACCGCCTGGCGGTCGGGATCTACGACGACAGCGACTCCAGTGGCACCGGAAAGCTGGTGCGGGTGCACCGCGAGGAACTCGACGTCGAGGGCCCGGTCACCGAAGTTCCTGGGCTGGTTGGTGTTTCGCGGGGCCAGCTGGTGCTGGTCAATGACGACGACCTGACGTATTGCTCGCTACGGCTGGACGCCGACTCGCTGCGCACCGCGCTGGAGCGCATCGCCGACATCGCCGAGCCGCTGCCCCGCTCGCTGGTCTGGTCGGCCGCCTGGGAGATGACGCGCGAGGCCGAGCTGCGGGCCCGCGACTTCGTGGCCCTGGTGACCGGCGGCGTGCACGCCGAATCCGAAGTCGGTGTGGCACAACGGCTCCTGCTGCAGGCGCAGACCGCGTTGACGTCCTACGCCGAGCAGGGCTGGGCGCGCGAGCACGGCTGGCCGCAATTCGCCGACCGGCTGCTGGAGTTGGCGCGCGCCGCGCGGCCCGGCTCGGATCACCAACTCGCCTTCGTCAACACGCTGTGCTCGTCGGTGCTGTCGACCGACCATGTTGCGATGCTGGCGGGTCTGCTCGACCGTGACCCCGCCGAGTTGGGGCTGGCCGGGCTCGAAATCGATACGGACCTGCGGTGGCGGATCGTGACGGCGCTGGCCACCGCGGGCAAGGTCGACGCCGACGGGCCCGCGACGCCGTTCATCGATGCCGAGATCCAGCGCGACCCGACCGCCGCCGGGAAGCGGCACGGCGCCCAGGCCGCGACAGCGCGTCCTCAGCTGCAGGTCAAGGAGCAGGCCTGGACGACGGTGGTCGAGGACGACACCCTGGCCAACATCACCGCCCGCTCGATCATCGCGGGCATCGCCCCCGCCGGGCAGGCCGAGTTGCTCAAGCCGTTCACCGCGCGCTATTTCGAGGCGATCTCGGGAGTCTGGGCGCGCCGGTCCAGCGAAGTGGCCCAGACCGTGGTGATCGGCCTGTACCCGCATTGGGACATCAGCGACGAAGGCGTCGCCGCCGCGGACAAGTTCCTGTCCGACCCAGAGGTGCCGGCGGCGCTGCGACGCCTGGTGCTCGAGGGCCAGGCCGGGGTGAAGCGTTCGTTGCGGGCGCGCCGCTTCGACGCCGGCGAGGCCTGAGCCGAGACAGCGGAGGCTAAGCCGGCGAAATCCCGGCGCTCAGTACGCGGATCGCGCTGACCAGGCCGTCGACCAGGTCGCCGCGCTCGAACGCCGAGGACGCGGCGGCGACACCCAGCGGTGCGGCCGACTCCGCGCCCCGGCCGCGAACCTGCGTGCCGTAGACCACCTCGATGACCTTCTGGTCGGGTGAGACGGCCAGCAGCACCGCATTGTCCGGCGTCGGCACGTCGGCCAGGATCTCGCGGGCCCGCGCGGCGGTGTCGCTACCCAGATCGCCCAGATAGATCGCGAAACGCGTCTTGGATGCCCGCGAGCCGAATTTCAGCGCATCGTCCACGGCGACCAGGTCCTTGGTCGAAAACGGGAACTGCACCGACAGCTCGCCGGGCTCGGTGACCCCGGAGATCCGTCCGCTCGTGGTGATCACCGTGCCGTACGGCAGTTCGGCGGGTTCTCTCGTCGCTACCTCACCACGTGCCACTGGCGCCACCTCCAACTGAGAATTCCGACGTGCCGTGCTCACCATGTCCGCCGTGGGCGTGGCCGACATCCTCGCCGGTGGCAGCCCACAGGATCGGCGGATGCGTCCACTTCTCGCCCAACTTGTAGGCCGCTGGGTGCGGTCCCTTGTGGGACCAGATCAGCACCGACAGCGCGACCACCAGCAACAGAGGTATGCCAATGAAGATCAGGTGGATTTGCATAAGGCTCACGACGCAAACCGTATCCCACCGAGGGAGTTGCCGGCGCGACCGGACACCCGATTGTCGATCAGGCCGCGCCCTCGCCGAGATATCGGGCCCAGGCCGGATCGAGTTCCTTGACCGTCGACAGCAGCCGCCAGTGCTGTCCGGTCGGGGGCAGCGGCGCCCGGCGCAGCGCCCAGCCGAGCTCGCTGAGCAGCTTGTCGCCCTTGCGGTGGTTGCACGTCGAGCAGCACGCGACGCAGTTCTCCCACGAATGGTCACCGCCGCGGCTGCGCGGCAGCACGTGGTCGACGGTGTCCGCCTTCGCCCCGCAATAGGCGCAGCAGAACCGATCGCGGTGCATCAGCGCGGCGCGGGTCATCGGGACGCGCGCCCGGTAGGGAACGCGGACGTAGGTCCGCAACTGGATCACCGAGGGCACCACGATCGAGCTGGTCGCCGAGTGGATCACCGGGCCGGCCGGATCGTGATGGACCACGTCGGCCTTACCGCAGATCACCATGACGATCGCGCGGCGCATCGGCAGCGCGGTCAGGGGCTCATACGTGGAATTCAGCAGCAGGACCCGCCGGCGACTCCAGATGGAAGTGCTCTCCGGGCGCGCGGGCGGATGGGTTTCAACACTATGCAGCGACGACGCGGTTGTGTGCCCGGTTAACCCTGCCGCGGCTACCGGACTGCGGTGGCTGCGGCGTCTCTTGCCCTGCGCCATTGATCCTCCGCGAACAGTCCACCATGATTCGCCGCCAATCGCACCCTATTGCAGGTGAACGCCGTGTCGATCCGGTGAACACCAAGCGGGGGGTCGGGCCGCCTCCGCGCGGCGCCGCGAGGATGCACCACAATGGATGGCGATGGATCAGGTAGCAGAGTCCTTCTACGACGCGGTCGGCGGCGCCGACACTTTCCACACGATCGTGTCGCGCTTTTACGCCCAGGTTCCCGAGGACGAGATCCTGCGCGAGCTGTATCCGCTGGACGACCTCGAGGGCGCCGAAGAGCGCCTGCGGATGTTCCTCGAGCAGTACTGGGGCGGCCCGCGCACCTACTCCGACCGGCGGGGACACCCCCGGCTGCGGATGCGTCACGTGCCGTTCCGGATCACTCCCCTGGCGCGCGATGCGTGGCTGCGGTGCATGCACACGGCCGTCGCGTCCATCGATTCGCAGACGCTCGACGACGAACACCGTCGCGAGTTGCTCAACTATCTGGAAATGGCCGCCCACTCACTCGTCAACTCATCGTTTTAACACCCAGCGAACTGAACGGAGCAGGATGAGCCCCGGAGCATGGTGGTCGAACGCGGTTTTTTACCAGGTCTATCCCCGATCGTTCGCCGACAGCAACGGCGACGGTGTTGGTGACATCGACGGAATCGTCGCCCATCTGGATCACCTGGTGCGCCTGGGCGTGGAGGCGATTTGGCTCAGCCCGGTCACCGTCTCGCCGATGGCCGACCACGGCTACGACGTCGCCGATCCCCGTGACATCGACCCGCTGTTCGGCGGGATGCCCGCGATCGAACGGCTGATCGCGGCCGCGCACGAGCGGGACATCAAGATCACCATGGACGTGGTGCCCAACCACACCAGCTCGGCGCACCCGTGGTTTCAGGCCGCGCTGGCCGCGGGCCCGGGCACCGACGCGCGGGAGCGGTACTACTTCCGCGACGGCCTGGGTCCCGATGGGGCGCTGCCGCCGAACAACTGGACGTCGGTGTTCGGCGGCCCGGC is part of the Mycobacterium mantenii genome and encodes:
- the pepN gene encoding aminopeptidase N, yielding MALPNLTREQAVERAALITVASYQIDLDLTDGSGPGGPPGERTFRSVTTVVFDALAGADSVIDIAADTIRSATLNGHDLDVSGYDESTGIPLVGLADRNVVVVDADCRYSNTGEGLHRFVDPVDNETYLYSQFETADAKRMFACFDQPDLKATFDVRVTAPAHWKVISNGATVSVNEGLHTFATTPRMSTYLVALIAGPYAEWNDSYTDEHGEIPLGIFCRSSLAQHMDAERLFTQTKQGFAFYHKNFGLPYAFGKYDQLFVPEFNAGAMENAGAVTFLEDYVFRSKVTRASYERRAETVLHEMAHMWFGDLVTMAWWDDLWLNESFATFASVLCQSEATEFTEAWTTFATVEKSWAYRQDQLPSTHPIAADIPDLAAVEVNFDGITYAKGASVLKQLVAYVGLEHFLAGLRDYFRAHAFGNATFDDLVAALEQASGRDLSDWGQQWLKTTGLNTLRPEFDVDSGGKFTRFAVTQSAAAPGAGETRVHRLAVGIYDDSDSSGTGKLVRVHREELDVEGPVTEVPGLVGVSRGQLVLVNDDDLTYCSLRLDADSLRTALERIADIAEPLPRSLVWSAAWEMTREAELRARDFVALVTGGVHAESEVGVAQRLLLQAQTALTSYAEQGWAREHGWPQFADRLLELARAARPGSDHQLAFVNTLCSSVLSTDHVAMLAGLLDRDPAELGLAGLEIDTDLRWRIVTALATAGKVDADGPATPFIDAEIQRDPTAAGKRHGAQAATARPQLQVKEQAWTTVVEDDTLANITARSIIAGIAPAGQAELLKPFTARYFEAISGVWARRSSEVAQTVVIGLYPHWDISDEGVAAADKFLSDPEVPAALRRLVLEGQAGVKRSLRARRFDAGEA
- a CDS encoding DUF5130 domain-containing protein, translating into MARGEVATREPAELPYGTVITTSGRISGVTEPGELSVQFPFSTKDLVAVDDALKFGSRASKTRFAIYLGDLGSDTAARAREILADVPTPDNAVLLAVSPDQKVIEVVYGTQVRGRGAESAAPLGVAAASSAFERGDLVDGLVSAIRVLSAGISPA
- the ctaJ gene encoding aa3-type cytochrome oxidase subunit CtaJ; its protein translation is MQIHLIFIGIPLLLVVALSVLIWSHKGPHPAAYKLGEKWTHPPILWAATGEDVGHAHGGHGEHGTSEFSVGGGASGTW
- a CDS encoding HNH endonuclease — its product is MAQGKRRRSHRSPVAAAGLTGHTTASSLHSVETHPPARPESTSIWSRRRVLLLNSTYEPLTALPMRRAIVMVICGKADVVHHDPAGPVIHSATSSIVVPSVIQLRTYVRVPYRARVPMTRAALMHRDRFCCAYCGAKADTVDHVLPRSRGGDHSWENCVACCSTCNHRKGDKLLSELGWALRRAPLPPTGQHWRLLSTVKELDPAWARYLGEGAA
- a CDS encoding globin, producing MDQVAESFYDAVGGADTFHTIVSRFYAQVPEDEILRELYPLDDLEGAEERLRMFLEQYWGGPRTYSDRRGHPRLRMRHVPFRITPLARDAWLRCMHTAVASIDSQTLDDEHRRELLNYLEMAAHSLVNSSF